A genomic region of Glycine max cultivar Williams 82 chromosome 15, Glycine_max_v4.0, whole genome shotgun sequence contains the following coding sequences:
- the LOC100784622 gene encoding peptide methionine sulfoxide reductase B5, protein MGFNILRTTSISTPISSSKSKPIFSTLLRSSPSTIFPPKSVTPTTLFVSATPFFTLHPKLGFRGGIVAMAAPGSLRKSEEEWRAILSPEQFRILRQKGTEFPGTGEYDKFYEEGVYNCAGCGTPLYRSITKFNSGCGWPAFYEGIPGAINRNPDPDGMRTEITCAACGGHLGHVFKGEGFPTPTNERHCVNSISLKFAPANSYS, encoded by the exons ATGGGCTTCAATATTCTGAGAACCACTTCCATCTCCACTCCTATCTCTTCCTCCAAATCCAAACCCATTTTCTCAACTCTTCTTCGTTCTTCTCCTTCCACCATTTTCCCCCCAAAGTCCGTTACTCCCACCACTCTTTTCGTTTCTGCCACCCCCTTCTTCACTCTCCATCCCAAGCTTGGTTTTCGTGGTGGGATTGTGGCCATGGCCGCACCTGGCTCTCTCCGCAAATCCGAGGAAGAGTGGCGCGCAATTCTCTCCCCTGAACAGTTTCGGATCCTCAGGCAAAAGGGCACCGA GTTCCCTGGAACAGGAGAGTATGACAAGTTCTATGAAGAGGGAGTTTACAACTGTGCTGGTTGTGGGACTCCACTCTACAGGTCCATAACAAAATTCAATTCTGGTTGTGGCTGGCCAGCCTTCTATGAGGGGATTCCCGGAGCCATAAATCGCAAT CCGGATCCTGATGGGATGAGGACAGAAATAACGTGTGCTGCTTGTGGGGGACATCTAGGTCACGTCTTTAAAGGAGAAGGATTTCCAACACCCACTAACGAACGCCATTGTGTCAATAGCATTTCGCTGAAATTTGCGCCAGCCAATTCTTATTCTTAA
- the LOC100787109 gene encoding soluble inorganic pyrophosphatase 1, chloroplastic-like: MAATRAITIASNSTCSLLAKKPFVGGTALSLNNLNFCRTRRSYTCRAIYNPQVVVKEEGQPETLDYRVFFVDKSGKKVSPWHDIPLRLGDDIYNFIVEIPKESSAKMEVATDESFTPIKQDTKKGKLRYYPYNIHWNYGLLPQTWEDPSFANSEVEGALGDNDPVDVVEIGERQRKIGEVLKVKPLGALAMIDEGELDWKIVAISLDDPKAPFVNDVDDVEKHFPGTLTAIRDWFRDYKIPDGKPANKFGLGNKAADKDYALKVIKETNESWNKLIKRSIPAGELSLV, encoded by the exons ATGGCGGCCACCAGAGCAATAACTATAGCCAGCAACTCCACATGCTCTCTGCTTGCAAAGAAACCCTTTGTGGGTGGCACTGCTCTTTCCCTCAACAACCTCAATTTTTGTCGTACTAGGAGGTCTTACACCTGTAGAGCCATCTACAATCCCCAGGTTGTCGTCAAAGAAGAAGGCCAACCCGAAACCCTCGATTATAGAGTTTTCTTTGTTGACAAATCTGGCAAGAAG GTTTCTCCCTGGCATGATATTCCCTTGCGGTTAGGTGATGATATCTATAACTTCATTGTTGAGATTCCTAAAGAATCCAGTGCAAAGATGGAGGTTGCCACTGATGAGTCTTTCACTCCCATAAAACAGGATACAAAAAAAGGGAAGCTCCGATATTATCC CTATAATATACATTGGAACTATGGCTTACTTCCACAAACATGGGAAGATCCATCTTTTGCGAACTCTGAAGTTGAAGGAGCATTGGGAGATAACGATCCAG TTGATGTTGTTGAGATTGGTGAAAGACAGAGGAAAATAGGTGAGGTTCTCAAGGTCAAACCCTTGGGTGCATTAGCCATGATTGATGAAGGAGAACTTGATTGGAAAATAGTTGCAATTTCGTTAGATGATCCGAAGGCACCATTTGTgaatgatgttgatgatgttgagaAGCATTTTCCA GGAACTCTAACTGCAATTAGGGACTGGTTTAGAGACTACAAGATACCTGATGGAAAGCCTGCTAataaatttggacttggcaaCAAGGCAGCAGATAAG GATTATGCGCTTAAGGTCATCAAAGAGACCAATGAGTCCTGGAATAAACTTATCAAGAGATCAATTCCTGCAGGAGAGTTGTCACTTGTGTAG